One window of Daphnia carinata strain CSIRO-1 chromosome 7, CSIRO_AGI_Dcar_HiC_V3, whole genome shotgun sequence genomic DNA carries:
- the LOC130689682 gene encoding E3 ubiquitin-protein ligase lubel-like isoform X2, producing MRQITPARSENKSASATNDAAAAAEPPPLPTTQPPPLEDEYEEIEYGTGGHKATFSVKFGGKMETKKGDGRHCELCGSSSPQVRCEKCLNQIFCLSCDDMYHRHPKRMNHTRKALDCIVPSVRPPLPPKSTDHSVPPPLPPPRNKGKKGPFSTPLLSRKDFSTSRLNVFTTPLLGRKSGGSNSQNQSPMSPSLPRKESFMEKMGSLKRFMGSRPLPSAPDSKPSVPPIPPPKEASPVQLPHKFPPTGILKKPAYGPPPSPSSSLPFEPPRLSQTMPRKMAAPSPDLKMSQSVDTRQHQQYRPMPSSQSNSGSFVSLNEAAQMNYPDWEEERLNPRHRSSSIAGVSADWGAHPGYPRPGHHQPPVQHPGYPPPSRRPGGSSAINSSSAWDLSSGPSQGFPPMTPTRGNPMQQAHSMAQLNWRPGMWPPGGSEFGWDFQNPLLAHVGIVDSPMKRTPSNLSMSSAAAEAPHGMWPQQHMIHPMMYPHFHPSMMYLTGSQSHLMGGQPGPMMMMASGQQPYDQRPPSPASSQRSRRSQKSQRSTQRSSQKQSRHVGSNSKSGRWSDSEDFSGDSDDSLRDRPTSPRKSSVSGRSSKNKDYGSVNLSSGVRPRSPKVTIPTSTEAEQDWECTHCTYQNKAETRICAVCCRTSDHHQQSEQQVGDDEELPVVMSNLTFNIKEDRVREPVPVQLKSEQVITKDKSPNRSNDSRRGSMKYDNVNKHYEDVNDMLKRLQVRKEDPKQNVPQQLPQEPIEQFPRQPSPPFPQHFHEQFHQQVPQQYPQQFSTQPPQQHQNSLLDEIDAVEDDDEEEEERYIEMEEKEPLYERVQFPPASSTSVASTNNPDEAQGKNQSKSSDQRSGRESISKSPSVEKNPKTYQKNETAISKENLKAESQSVSPNLAEPNKRKNNQEKGETKVTASTTPSQGLAALKSLIAKAAAGTLSSKSSLTKTQDETTTKMEKKVENVESSSQKIRSSDQTKSTPSSSKIVVSSVLKPSKATVSTSTSTCTSTATEPAEDVGQENDYWLEEKLKMQNTAAYQSFQKGALLKKNLTSKGTSPPPQTISTQTYEAVDPIREIAKIQEIPAPKLKRTLSLNMGTRDQVQEPLPGRHNFMSRRFQHKNNPDNRRNYTGSTQSLHQILRDESPPPRSASGTFSDRSLSQESMEMMEESDEPYRMSKSGRNKNNRSMKDLAMERPSFHKRNYESDYDERRYSNTSTSRYRPDYRPLGRERHPPHVTPALESRRRMFEREQQSSRRWEPEYSDSYSDVDFKRQYSNDTSRDRGRERERERVTEYRRLFQPPSPGPEDFRLKKPSMRRQDSNTSKSSQDSSFNRHYPEGLFDTYRSRFEGRSGRGTSSEKSAPSSRGGSVSSSEPLPLLESRRTLAGQLKPLDYRSGAPEDSMPKRRTKPILQKPIQEQTPVVKLDALIREAKELGFEAEHLQIALSLCGDSQPVNWLRDNWLNMIDTVVTLATNYGHERPDNNIGTLTREEAIRAVLKNQGNIWNSVTECVEERQRKFNDLLIRGKGEFDRQDIITALTASAGNTDIAYAELCRPPPPPLPSTSPPTPFHERSDSSSSPIPFADDSSDSELEEELPAARGPITTAIKQPNNTRSVENLLYFQAAQDHEEDDVYQDISDPDDDAMAVVPAKSVSENDNEVELFSTAESSQNDVTEIDGIEVADTQEEIMDEEMRDVMEKLDQDLHRITQMSDEIERAIAVSESHSPASMHEEDQTELMNEDIAVNLSNAELEIEANEPTIADVPEDNGTETLNVDVAEIEEESAIEEAIDVAEEATDEVLIQEQSEAENQSKIDQELLDQAEELPEQTEELPAQTEELPDQSEEISNQPEEIPNQPEELPDQSEQIYEEYEKTNVPVSDISAMVPMAVEEDDEFNNIDYIDDDEYEDEYEEEYEEDVPGAISDEHGSAEDVERPFSADVFERHVQKVIEEDFPDTKDAKAPAVQIISSKLNQVMSREVAATKSTPEVALAPYERKVRQLLAEGKAVSYEKAELAARLMDLKFNEDESIYAANECSSLYMAISYLQQDCELCANKYGVKEMVSMLHCTHRCCRGCAETYFSTQIRDRTIVDAVCPFCSEPSKLAEDDELAMDYFTHLDILLKGILPPNIHELFQRKLRDRTLAKDPNFKWCNKCSSGFIANPRQKRLICPDCRAVTCATCRKPWEKQHEGLSCEKFSEWKEANDPEYQAEGLAKHLAENGIRCPQCRFQFSLTRGGCMHFTCTQCKYEFCSGCGRQFLMGARCEVGPFCAKLGLHAHHPRHCLFYLRDKEPRDLQRLLTEHGVPFMTEPHDSTVNPKQCAVQLQKETSEGLVDDVCSNEVKEGQAGLCKLHYVEYLAALITKNEVDPLDIFSSDELETLIKTASIRLPPRSLPPNAPLVAYRRRLLEVIEEKLPLH from the exons ATGAGG CAAATTACGCCGGCTAGGTCCGAAAATAAATCTGCATCTGCCACCAACGAcgccgctgctgctgcagAACCGCCTCCGTTACCGACAACTCAACCGCCGCCCTTGGAAGACGAATACGAAGAAATTGAATACGGAACGGGTGGCCATAAAGCCACATTCTCCGTAAAATTTG GGGGGAAAATGGAGACAAAGAAAGGCGATGGACGTCACTGCGAACTTTGTGGATCTTCGAGTCCTCAAGTCCGGTGTGAAAAATGTCTCAACcaaatcttttgtttgtcgtGCGATGACATGTATCATCGGCACCCAAAACGCATGAATCACACTAGAAAA GCCCTGGATTGCATAGTTCCTTCAGTAAGGCCACCTCTGCCGCCGAAAAGTACTGACCATTCTGTACCTCCTCCGCTACCCCCACCACGTAACAAAGGGAAGAAAGGCCCATTTTCTACACCGTTGCTTAGCCGGAAAGATTTTTCG ACATCACGCTTAAATGTGTTTACCACTCCTCTTCTGGGCCGAAAAAGCGGAGGATCAAATTCACAAAATCaa TCTCCAATGTCTCCGTCCTTACCTCGTAAGGAATCTTTTATGGAGAAAATGGGATCACTCAAGCGCTTTATGGGATCTAGACCTCTTCCTTCTGCGCCTGATAGTAAACCTTCAG TGCCTCCTATTCCGCCGCCCAAAGAGGCGTCGCCCGTTCAATTACCACACAAATTTCCGCCGACAGGAATTCTTAAAAAACCAGCCTACGGTCCTCCGCCTTCCCCATCATCATCGTTGCCCTTCGAGCCTCCTAGACTTTCGCAAACGATGCCTAGAAAAATGGCAGCCCCCTCTCCGGATCTCAAAATGTCGCAGTCAGTTGATACACGTCAACATCAACAATATCGACCAATGCCTTCTTCACAAAGCAACAGCGGAAGCTTTGTCAGTTTGAACGAAGCCGCG CAAATGAACTATCCCGattgggaagaagaaaggtTGAATCCACGTCACCGATCCAGCAGCATTGCTGGGGTTTCAGCTGACTGGGGCGCTCATCCGGGTTATCCCCGACCTGGACATCATCAACCCCCAGTTCAACATCCCGGCTATCCTCCTCCTTCTCGAAGGCCTGGTGGATCCTCTGCTATAAACAGTTCATCCGCATGGGATCTTTCATCTGGACCTTCACAAGGCTTCCCACCAATGACTCCAACCAGAGGGAATCCAATGCAGCAG GCTCATTCAATGGCTCAGTTGAATTGGCGACCGGGGATGTGGCCTCCTGGAGGATCTGAATTTGGTTGGGATTTTCAAAATCCCTTGTTAGCGCACGTAGGGATTGTAGATTCTCCGATGAAACGAACACCCAGCAATTTGAGTATGTCTTCGGCTGCTGCCGAAGCGCCGCACGGAATGTGGCCACAACAACATATGATCCACCCAATGATGTACCCACACTTTCACCCGTCTATGATGTACCTAACTGGTAGCCAAAGTCATCTGATGGGTGGTCAGCCTGGCcctatgatgatgatggcttCCGGACAACAACCGTACGATCAGAGGCCACCATCGCCCGCATCCAGCCAAAGATCACGGCGCTCTCAGAAATCACAGCGGTCAACACAGCGATCATCGCAGAAACAGAGTCGCCATGTTGGCTCCAACTCCAAATCTGGACGTTGGTCGGATTCGGAAGATTTCTCCGGCGACAGTGATGATTCGCTGCGTGATAGACCTACATCCCCACGAAAATCGTCTGTCTCTGGCCGTAGTAGTAAAAACAAAGACTACGGGTCTGTCAATCTTTCCTCTGGTGTTCGACCTCGAAGTCCTAAAGTCACAATACCAACATCTACTGAAGCTGAACAGGACTGGGAGTGCACTCATTGCACGTATCAGAATAAAGCCGAAACTCGAATATGCGCAGTTTGTTGCAGAACGTCTGACCATCACCAACAGTCTGAGCAACAGGTAGGCGATGATGAGGAGCTTCCTGTCGTCATGTCGAACTTGACATTCAACATTAAAGAAGACCGTGTTCGGGAACCTGTACCGGTACAACTAAAAAGCGAGCAGGTGATTACTAAAGATAAATCACCCAACAGATCCAATGACAGCCGTCGAGGTTCAATGAAGTATGATAATGTGAACAAACATTACGAAGATGTCAACGACATGTTGAAACGATTGCAAGTGCGAAAAGAGGATCCGAAACAAAACGTTCCCCAACAACTTCCTCAAGAGCCCATTGAACAATTTCCTCGACAGCCGTCTCCCCCGTTCCCCCAACACTTCCATGAGCAGTTCCATCAACAGGTTCCTCAACAATACCCCCAACAGTTCTCTACACAGCCCCcacaacagcatcaaaattCATTGCTGGATGAAATCGATGCAGTAGAGGatgacgatgaagaagaagaagaacgttACATCGAAATGGAGGAGAAAGAACCTCTTTATGAACGTGTCCAGTTTCCTCCTGCTTCTTCAACTAGCGTTGCTTCTACTAACAACCCAGACGAAGCCCAAG GTAAGAACCAGTCAAAATCCAGTGATCAGAGGTCTGGAAGGGAGTCCATCTCCAAGAGTCCATCAGTCGAGAAAAATCCGAAAACGTatcagaaaaatgaaaccgCAATTTCCAAAGAAAACCTAAAAGCCGAAAGCCAGTCTGTTAGTCCTAATCTAGCCGAAcctaacaagagaaaaaacaatcaagaaaaaggagaaacaaaagttACAGCAAGTACAACACCATCTCAAGGGTTGGCGGCTTTAAAGAGCCTTATAGCAAAAGCGGCCGCAGGCACGTTGAGTTCCAAGAGCTCATTGACTAAAACTCAGGATGAAACTACtacgaaaatggaaaagaaagtCGAAAATGTTGAATCATCTTCTCAGAAAATTCGTAGCAGTGATCAGACTAAAAGTACGCCATCGTCTTCAAAAATTGTAGTGTCTTCTGTTCTAAAGCCTAGCAAAGCAACCGTATCCACATCGACTTCTACCTGTACGTCAACTGCCACTGAACCAGCAGAGGATGTTGGTCAAGAAAATGACTATTGGTTGgaagaaaagttaaaaatgcaaaacacAGCTGCATACCAATCGTTTCAAAAAGGTGCGCTCCTAAAGAAAAACTTAACTTCCAAAGGGACTTCTCCGCCACCACAAACCATATCGACTCAG ACATACGAAGCTGTGGATCCCATTAGAGAAATAGCCAAAATCCAAGAAATTCCTGCTCCCAAACTGAAGCGCACGTTGTCTCTAAACATGGGAACTCGAGACCAAGTCCAAGAACCTCTCCCTGGCCGACATAATTTCATGAGCCGTAGGTTTCAGCATAAAAACAATCCAGATAATCGCAGAAATTACACAGGTTCTACGCAG AGCTTGCACCAGATACTCCGTGACGAAAGTCCACCTCCACGATCGGCCAGTGGAACATTCTCTGATCGCAGTTTATCTCAAGAATCGATGGAAATGATGGAAGAGTCTGACGAGCCATATCGTATGAGTAAAAGTGGCcggaacaaaaacaatagaTCTATGAAAGACCTTGCGATGGAAAGGCCATCTTTCCACAAGCGCAACTACGAGTCGGATTATGATGAACGTCGATATTCAAATACAAGCACTAGCCGCTATCGGCCTGATTATCGTCCTCTTGGCAGAGAAAGACATCCACCTCATGTAACTCCAGCACTGGAGAGTCGTCGTCGGATGTTTGAACGTGAACAGCAAAGCAGTCGAAGATGGGAACCGGAATATTCAGACTCCTACAGTGACGTTGACTTCAAACGGCAATATTCTAATGATACGTCACGTGATCGtggtagagagagagaaagggagcGTGTCACGGAATATAGAAGATTATTTCAGCCACCAAGTCCTGGTCCCGAAGATTTTAGACTTAAGAAGCCATCCATGAGACGTCAAGATAGCAACACCAGCAAAAGCAGCCAGGATTCTTCATTCAACAGACACTACCCGGAAGGCTTGTTTGATACATATCGATCTAGATTTGAG GGACGATCGGGAAGGGGAACATCATCTGAAAAGTCCGCTCCGAGTAGCCGTGGAGGTTCCGTGTCAAGTTCGGAACCTCTTCCTTTGCTTGAATCCAGACGCACTTTAGCTGGCCAGCTAAAACCCTTGGATTATCGAAGTGGTGCACCGGAAGACAGTATGCCTAAGCGGCGAACGAAGCCTATATTGCAAAAACCCATTCAAGAACAAACTCCAGTGGTAAAACTGGATGCACTTATCAGG GAGGCAAAAGAATTAGGGTTTGAGGCTGAGCATTTGCAAATTGCTTTATCACTTTGCGGGGACAGCCAACCTGTTAACTGGCTCAGAGACAATTGGCTGAACATGATTGATACGGTTGTCACGCTGGCCACCAATTACGGACACGAAAGACCCGACAATAATATTGGTACTCTAACGCGTGAAGAGGCCATCCGTGCAGTATTGAAAAACCAAGGCAACATTTGGAATTCCGTGACCGAATGCGTCGAAGAGCGTCAAAGAAAA TTCAACGATTTGCTGATCCGTGGTAAGGGCGAATTTGATCGTCAGGATATAATCACTGCTTTGACGGCCAGCGCCGGAAACACTGACATCGCGTATGCCGAGCTGTGTAGGCCACCACCTCCACCTCTTCCTAGCACCAGCCCACCGACTCCTTTTCATGAACGATcag ATTCTTCATCATCTCCAATTCCCTTTGCCGATGATTCTTCCGATTCTGAACTGGAGGAAGAATTACCTGCTGCACGTGGTCCCATTACTACTGCCATCAAGCAGCCCAACAATACTAGAAGCGTAGAAAATTTGCTATACTTCCAGGCTGCTCAAGACCACGAGGAAGACGATGTCTACCAAGACATATCAGATCCTGATGATGATGCTATGGCAGTCGTTCCTGCCAAAAGTGTGTCAGAAAATGATAACGAAGTGGAATTGTTTTCAACGGCTGAAAGTAGCCAAAATGATGTTACTGAAATCGACGGCATTGAAGTGGCAGACACACAAGAGGAAATTATGGACGAAGAAATGAGAGATGTCATGGAAAAATTGGATCAAGACTTACACAGGATCACACAAATGTCGGATGAAATCGAAAGGGCTATAGCTGTTAGCGAGTCGCATTCACCGGCCTCAATGCATGAAGAAGATCAAACTGAGTTAATGAATGAAGACATCGCAGTGAATCTCTCCAACGCAGAATTGGAAATCGAAGCTAATGAGCCAACTATTGCAGATGTTCCTGAAGATAACGGAACGGAGACGCTTAACGTTGATGTCGcagaaattgaagaagaatcCGCAATAGAAGAAGCCATCGACGTAGCAGAAGAAGCTACTGATGAAGTCTTAATACAAGAACAGAGTGAAGCAGAAAATCAAAGCAAAATTGACCAAGAATTGCTGGATCAGGCAGAAGAGTTGCCGGAACAGACAGAAGAGTTGCCGGCACAGACAGAAGAATTACCGGATCAATCGGAAGAGATATCGAACCAACCAGAAGAGATACCGAACCAACCAGAAGAGTTACCTGATCAATCGGAACAAATTTATGAAGAGtacgaaaaaacaaacgtacCAGTGAGTGACATTTCTGCTATGGTACCGATGGCAGTCGAAGAAGATGACGAATTCAACAACATAGATTACATTGATGATGACGAATACGAAGACGAATATGAGGAGGAATACGAAGAAGATGTTCCAGGTGCCATCAGTGACGAACACGGATCCGCAGAGGATGTCGAACGGCCTTTTAGCGCCGATGTTTTCGAGCGACACGTACAAAAGGTTATCGAAGAAGATTTTCCCGATACCAAGGACGCTAAAGCACCAGCTGTTCAAATAATCTCATCCAAACTGAATCAAGTAATGAGCAGAGAAGTAGCTGCAACCAAGAGCACACCTGAAGTTGCCCTTGCACCGTACGAG CGCAAGGTCCGCCAATTGCTGGCCGAAGGGAAGGCCGTGTCTTACGAAAAAGCTGAACTTGCTGCCAGACTAATGGATCTCAAGTTCAACGAGGACGAATCGATTTATGCAGCAAACGAATGCAGTTCCCTTTACATGGCCATATCTTACTTACAGCAAGATTGCGAACTCTGCGCCAATAAATACGGCGTCAAAGAG ATGGTTTCTATGCTTCATTGCACACATCGCTGTTGTCGAGGATGTGCCGAAACTTACTTTTCTACACAAATTCGCGATCGAACGATAGTAGATGCAGTGTGTCCATTTTGTTCAGAACCCTCTAAACTTGCCGAGGATGATGAGTTGGCAATGGACTATTTCACTCATCTGGATATTTTGCTGAAGGGAATTTTACCACCCAATATTCATGAGCTTTTTCAGCGAAAATTGCGCGATCGTACTCTAGCCAAGGACCCAAATTTCAAATGGTGCAACAAG TGTTCTTCTGGTTTCATCGCAAATCCACGTCAAAAGCGACTTATATGCCCAGATTGCCGAGCCGTGACGTGCGCAACTTGCCGTAAACCG TGGGAGAAACAACACGAAGGTTTGTCATGCGAAAAATTTTCCGAATGGAAAGAAGCCAACGATCCAGAGTATCAAGCAGAAGG TCTGGCCAAACATTTGGCCGAGAACGGAATCCGTTGTCCACAATGTCGTTTTCAGTTCTCATTAACCCGTGGAGGATGCATGCATTTTACGTGCACGCAATGCAAATACG aatttTGTTCCGGATGTGGTCGTCAGTTCCTGATGGGGGCTCGTTGTGAAGTTGGGCCGTTCTGCGCCAAATTAGGACTGCACGCGCATCACCCTCGCCATTGTCTTTTTTATCTGCGGGACAAAGAGCCGCGAGATCTCCAACGACTTTTAACG GAACATGGGGTTCCATTCATGACAGAGCCTCACGATTCAACGGTAAACCCTAAACAATGCGCTGTTCAActccaaaaagaaacatcCGAAGGACTGGTTGATGACGTTTGTTCCAATGAAGTTAAAGAGGGACAGGCCGGCCTTTGCAA GCTCCATTATGTGGAATACCTTGCGGCTTTGATTACGAAAAACGAAGTGGATCCCTTGGATATCTTCAGCTCTGACGAGCTGGAGACGCTAATCAAAACAGCCAGCATTCGACTCCCGCCCCGGTCGCTCCCACCAAACGCGCCTCTCGTGGCATATCGCCGTAGACTTCTTGAG GTGATTGAAGAGAAGTTGCCACTTCATTGA